The following coding sequences are from one Lolium rigidum isolate FL_2022 chromosome 6, APGP_CSIRO_Lrig_0.1, whole genome shotgun sequence window:
- the LOC124662774 gene encoding uncharacterized protein LOC124662774 — MGNCSPSPRRDRPSPATSPPPHRTGSSTATGGNTATTVSPYALARSPSASVSVDPDPDADTDSVVRVYGSDGCPVAWRLRVALLYKAAAPLHFTPSEAAPLGRPVLRLSAADPELCGTADELLRHVDARFEGKPAVAPPPRRPATRASLAAAAAEEVAEMVRLQHRSAERHLDGVAAKLAEMVKKGGKKPGKGGRTVPLEGAEVRRLGKWYGDAMEVMLEHARMEERVLFPDIQRASFPGVCDKVQEQHGKHLPMMNGIKEDIKTLLTLELGSPLFHEVLVNLAVRLKALQDHTKEHFKEEEKDMLPRLESVRRMQREEGSVADKSNSGWASEAMDTMEMTHSKLFPFFMTGLMPQEAMQYLDLVCRCTKNTRHLVSMLRSLAERLEDANPSIIHNNPTKLYEHLLVKSP, encoded by the exons ATGGGCAACTGCTCCCCGTCCCCCCGCCGGGACCGCCCGTCGCCCGCGACCTCCCCGCCTCCCCACCGCACCGGCTCCAGCACCGCGACCGGCGGGAACACCGCCACCACCGTCTCCCCCTACGCGCTCGCCAGATCCCCCTCCGCGTCCGTCTCCGTCGACCCGGACCCCGACGCCGACACGGACAGCGTCGTCCGCGTCTACGGCTCCGACGGCTGCCCGGTGGCGTGGCGCCTCCGCGTGGCGCTCCTCTACAAGGCGGCCGCGCCGCTGCACTTCACGCCCTCCGAGGCGGCCCCGCTGGGCCGCCCCGTGCTGCGCCTCTCCGCGGCCGACCCCGAGCTCTGCGGGACCGCCGACGAGCTGCTCCGCCACGTCGACGCGCGCTTCGAGGGCAAGCCCGCCGTCGCGCCGCCCCCGCGCCGCCCCGCCACCCGCGcctcgctcgccgccgccgccgccgaggaggtcGCCGAGATGGTGCGCCTGCAGCACCGCAGCGCCGAGCGCCACCTCGACGGCGTCGCGGCCAAGCTCGCGGAGATGGTGAAGAAGGGGGGGAAGAAGCCCGGCAAAGGGGGAAGGACCGTGCCGTTGGAGGGTGCCGAGGTCAGGCGGCTGGGGAAGTGGTACGGGGACGCCATGGAGGTCATGCTGGAGCACGCCAGGATGGAGGAGCGGGTGCTCTTCCCAGACATCCAGAGGGCTTCCTTTCCAG GGGTGTGCGATAAGGTTCAGGAGCAGCACGGGAAGCACCTGCCCATGATGAACGGAATCAAGGAAGATATAAAAACGCTTCTGACCTTGGAGCTGGGCAGCCCCCTCTTCCATGAGGTGCTGGTCAACCTCGCGGTTCGCCTCAAAGCGTTGCAG GATCACACCAAAGAGCACTTCAAGGAGGAAGAGAAGGATATGCTTCCACGATTGGAATCAGTTCGGCGGATGCAGCGTGAGGAAGGGAGTGTTGCTGACAAGTCTAATTCCGGATGGGCATCAGAGGCGATGGATACAATGGAGATGACACATTCGAAGCTCTTCCCTTTCTTCATGACTGGCCTCATGCCCCAGGAGGCGATGCAGTATCTGGATCTGGTATGCAGATGTACGAAGAACACTCGGCATCTGGTCTCTATGCTCAGATCGCTCGCAGAGCGTCTGGAAGATGCAAACCCATCGATCATTCACAACAACCCCACAAAACTATATGAGCACCTACTTGTAAAATCCCCTTGA